Proteins co-encoded in one Quercus robur chromosome 8, dhQueRobu3.1, whole genome shotgun sequence genomic window:
- the LOC126696310 gene encoding probable bifunctional methylthioribulose-1-phosphate dehydratase/enolase-phosphatase E1 2 encodes MAMNMDGCGSGVTGVQVQQNGEDGRVIVSSLLNEEVYLELESKAVSDTKALAVELCRHFYSLGWLSGTGGSFTLRVHHHHDAISTPSHLIVMSPSGVQKERMVPEDMYVLSSDGFVLTTPVLKSYTHAAPKCTDCAPLFMKVYEMCNAGAVIHSHGMESCLITMINPLSKEFRITHMEMIKGICGHGYHDELVVPIIENTAHEGELLESLTEAIRAYPKTTAVLVRNHGVFIWGDSWVSAKTQAECYHYLFDAAIKLHQLGLDWSTPSHGPICNVSGFWGCSGNFSRALKTGALSLDDMIEPSQHCVLLDIEGTTTPASFVSDVLFPYAHDNVGKHLAATYDSEEAQNDINLLRSQVQIDWEQGVIGAVPIPLDHVGKELVIASLAANVTAMIRADREVTSLKQLQGHIWRTGFQSNEFVAIVFDDVAEALARWHASGTKVYIYSSVIREAQQLLFANSNYGDLKKYLCGFFDTTVGNKKETRSYVEILKTVGIDRPADMLFVTDDFREAVAAAAAGLEVILSIRPGNGSLPQNHGFRTIESLLEIQH; translated from the exons ATGGCCATGAACATGGACGGTTGTGGAAGCGGGGTCACGGGAGtgcaggtgcagcaaaatggaGAAGATGGCCGCGTTATCGTGTCATCATTATTGAATGAAGAGGTGTACTTGGAGTTGGAGAGCAAAGCAGTGAGTGATACGAAGGCTTTAGCAGTTGAGCTCTGCCGCCACTTCTACTCGCTTGGCTGGCTTTCCGGCACTGGAGGCAGCTTCACTCTTAGAGTCCACCACCACCATGACGCCATTTCTACACCTTCCCATCTCATTGTCATGTCCCCTTCTG GTGTTCAGAAGGAGAGAATGGTTCCAGAGGACATGTATGTGCTATCTTCGGATGGGTTTGTATTGACGACACCCGTTCTTAAGTCATATACCCATGCCGCTCCCAAGTGTACTGATTGTGCTCCTCTTTTCATGAAG GTATATGAGATGTGTAATGCTGGGGCTGTTATTCACAGTCATGGGATGGAGTCTTGTCTCATTACAATGATCAATCCTCTCTCCAAGGAATTTCGA ATAACTCATATGGAAATGATAAAAGGAATTTGTGGACATGGTTATCATGATGAGCTTGTGGTCCCTATTATTGAGAACACTGCCCATGAAGGGGAGCTCTTGGAATCTCTAACTGAAGCA ATCAGAGCTTATCCCAAAACAACAGCTGTACTTGTACGCAACCATGGGGTGTTTATATGGGGAGACTCGTGGGTTAGTGCAAAGACTCAG GCTGAATGTTATCATTATCTCTTTGATGCTGCTATCAAGCTTCATCAGTTGGGGTTGGATTGGTCTACTCCAAGTCATGGTCCCATTTGCAATGTCAGTGGATTTTGGGGATGCAGTGGGAATTTTAGCAGAGCACTGAAGACTGGGGCTTTGAGTTTGGATGACATGATTGAACCTTCCCAA CACTGTGTGCTTCTTGACATTGAAGGGACAACAACTCCTGCATCTTTTGTTAGTGATGTTCTTTTCCCCTATGCCCATGATAATGTGGGAAAGCATTTAGCTGCCACATATGACAGTGAAGAAGCTCAAAATGATATCAATTTGCTGCGTTCTCAA GTTCAAATTGATTGGGAACAAGGTGTTATTGGTGCTGTGCCAATCCCGCTAGATCATGTTGGGAAAGAGTTGGTGATTGCATCTCTGGCTGCTAATGTGACTGCGATGATTAGGGCTGATAGGGAAGTCACTTCCCTGAAACAACTGCAG GGTCATATTTGGAGAACTGGATTCCAAAGCAATGAGTTTGTGGCTATTGTATTTGATGATGTAGCAGAAGCTCTTGCGAGGTGGCATGCTTCAGGCACAAAG GTGTACATATACTCTAGTGTTATTAGGGAGGCTCAACAGCTTCTATTTGCCAATTCTAACTATGGTGACTTGAAAAAATACTTATGTGGATTCTTTGATACCACGGTGGG aaacaaaaaagagacaCGTAGCTACGTTGAGATTTTGAAAACAGTGGGAATAGATAGGCCTGCAGACATGTTATTTGTGACAGATGATTTCCGAGAAGCCGTGGCTGCAGCTGCTGCAG GTTTGGAAGTGATACTGTCCATCCGACCTGGAAATGGATCTCTGCCACAGAATCATGGGTTCAGAACAATTGAATCGTTGCTGGAAATCCAGCACTga